CTGGCATACTCACTGGGGTAGCTGTTGAGGTCGTACTGAGACAGTGgtttggccaggtctcccttcaCAGACCTGGGCTTCAGCTCCTTGTCCAGCTTCTTCCCCGAGGGTTCGTTGGCCTTGTGGCCCTCCTCAGACTGCTCAACATTGTAGACTGGGCCTGACTCCTCTGGGCTCCTGCTGGAATCAGGGAGAGACATTCCATGAGTCAGGTGTTACCACTTAAAACATATTATTGTGTGAAAGTGTTGCTAAGGTTTGTTTTTAGAAACTCCAGTATATTGATGTCTTgagaatgttttgaaacaattaagtCAAGACAAAACCATATCAACAGTTTTGTTGAACGTTCTCACATCAAGGTTGCATAAACCAAAGTTAGCACAGTACTCACCTCTTATGGTTGGAGGACCCTCCATTCTGCCAGCCGTCGTTCCTGTTACAGGAGGGCAGAGCGTTAGGGTTctctgaagagcgtgtcatcttGTTCCCATCCACCTCACCCTTCCTGTTCTGCCGGTCCACCAGGGGGCGCTGGCTGGAGAAACTCCTCTTGGCcagctccctcttctctccagacCCAGGATCTCCGTGGCCTGAGTCTGAGTGCACATCTCCCCCGtgggcctgctgctgctgccctccACCACGCTTCTCCCTCCAGTCGCTGAAGTCGCTGTTCTCTGAGCCAGTCTCCCAGTCCTCCGCCTGGCCGTGCTGACCACCGGACCTACCACCCCCTCCGGAGTAGTGGCCACTGGACCAGCCGTCCTCTTTACCTCCCTCCTTGGAGCGGCTCGGCCAGGGGTTCGCGAATCCTTCTGATCCGTTGATGTACTCATCGCTGGTCCACTGGCCGCTGCCGGGCTCCCTCTCTTGACGTAGTCGGCGGAAACGCGGGGGCTTGTCCTGGCGCGGCGGCCTCCGTCTTCTCAACGGCTGTTGTCCAGGGTTGTCGCTGTCGATGTAGTACTCGCCCTCCCCGCTGCGGTCCTCAGCGCCGTTCTCCATGAAGGAACCGGTAGAGCCAGTAAACTTGGGGGTGTATTTGAGGGGCTCACGCTCTGCAGGTGGTCTCCTGGAATAGGTCTCGGTGCCCAAGCCGTAGCCGTTCTCCTGCATGGGCCCACCGCCACTGCCAAACTGAGTCCCCCGCCCCCTCCAGGTGGAGATGTCTCTGGAGCCATTGTTGAACCCTCGGCTGGTGTTGTAGCCCCTGCCAGTATCGAGTCTGGGAGGCAGCGAGCGGCCGAAGCCTCCGAACCCCCTGCTGCTGGCTTTGGCCTTGTCGCGGGCGTCACTGGCCGCCTGTTCTTCCGTGTACACCTTGTTGGACCTCCAAGAGTCTCGGTCCGCCTTCCTGGTCTCTCCCTGCTCTGGGTAGCTGCCACCCTCTCCGTTTTCAGAGCCCTTCTGGCGTCGCCGCTTGGGCAGCTCCTCGTACTCTGAGGTCTCGCTCAGAGTCTCGCTGACGTTGCGCCTCCTCGGCTTCCCCCTCTGCAGGTCCTCCACCTTGACAAAGTCCCTGGGCAGTCCTCTGCCTCTGCCTGGTCTCTGGGTTCCAGCGGCGTCCCTgctgttgatattgttgttgtagcctccTCTGGGGTTCTCTCGGCCTCCCCGGCCACCACGGTCTCCTCTGGAACTGAACTCCCTGAAGCCGCCACGGCTCCGACCTCTACCCGTTCCCCTGGCTCCGGCAAAGGCCTGCTCCTCATCGATGAAGATCCAGTTGTTGCGTCGTGGTGCACCAGGCTCCCTGCTCTCCTGGCTGTCTCTGGAGGACTGGCTCTTTCCGCTGTCCCAGCTGTTCTCCTTCGGCAAATCCTCACTGTGGGTACTGGCTGGCCGCTCTATTTTAGCAGGAGCTGGTGGTTGTTGCTTCTCTTCTGGCTGCTTCTCGATAGCAGGCGAGGCCGAGCGTCTGTTACTTACTAGGGGTTGGTTGTCTTTCTTCAGGTCATATACGTTGGTGAGCACCTCCTTTTCCAAGCGGTAAGGGACTACCTTCTCCTCAGCCTCCACTTTGGGCTTCTCGTTCTCCTTGTCCTCCACTTTGAGGGCCTTTAGCACAGGCTTCTTGATGGGACCGGTCCTACGGGTCAGGGTCCTACCGCCAGTCTCAGAGGGCTGGCTTACACTGCTGGCAGGGGAGCTGGAGCCAGGATCAGACCACTGGTTCTGACCACCAACACCAACTTCCTTCTTCTGGCCTCCATCTCGCCTATGGAAGTCTGAGTCAAAAACCTTTTCCTTGGAGGTGTCGAAAACTTCATCACAGGGTTCAGTGCCGTCCTTCAGGTACCTGTCTTTGGGCTCCTGTTTGGGGTAGTCGCTGTCTGCATGCGGCTGCTGGGGCCGGCTCGGGGCTGAGGAGAGCAGGCCTTGGTCGTGCGGGTGGTGATCCCTGTCGGGATCTTTGCTCTGGCGGTAGGCCTGATGGGAGAGGTCACCAGATGGGTGGTCTAGGCACTCGTTGCCACTCTCTTCGTACAAGTCCTGCTGGGAACATGTCCTGTCACTCCGGTCGTCTGGCTGGCTCCTGTCTGAGCTCTCGTGCTGTCTCTGGTAGGGTGGGGTGAAACTGCGAGGGGGGTAGCCATCTTGGTTCCACACGGGGTAGGGCTCGGTGGAGGGGGCCCTCCTCTCCTGATGCATGCTGGGATGGCAGCCATCGTCAGAGGCGGACCCTGGGCTGTTCAGGTGGTCTGGCTGCATCATCGATTTCATCATTCCTACGCAAACACAGAGGTGGTATTCTACAGTTAGAGATGATACAGATGCAGGATTATTTGGAGATCCATATCAATCTATAAAGTTTGACAATGATGTCACTAAACTAAAAAAGTGAATTAAGAAATGAAATCAGGAAATTCATCATTCCCTTTAGTAAAACAATACTATTTTCTCAGGTCTCACCTGAAGAGTGGACAGCGTTGGGGTAGTAGTCCACGGGGGAGCGGCCCTGGGCCATGCGGGGGTCCAAGAAAGGGGGCATCATCATCCAGCGGGGGTCGAAGCCCAGCATGTGTGGGGGGTAGTACCCCCTCGGGGGGTGGCTGGAGCCAGAGGGGGCGGGGTGGccagactgctgctgctgccagtGCTGCATTTTATACACTTGGTCCTGAGAGGTGGAGGGACGACAGAGCATGAACCCATTATGTTCACACACTGGTACAATTATTCTCCTCACATTAAAAAAAGTGACCAAATGCATTTAAAGAAGTGTACTATATGCAGCGagtggttatttcctgttttgtCAATTGCCCATTGCTGTGCATCCACCACAGATCTCATTAAAACACTACacaacagaataaaacaaaacacACCCGTTGGCCCCCTTTATAATACCCAACGATCGTTGTTACGGAAAACACCTGCTCCTGTGAACTCTGACGGGCCTTTCTCAAGCCGCTAATCCGCCCAGGAATTAGGGAGGGGATAAGGATTTTTGGGGCTGGAGGGAAGGGGCTGCTGGGAAAGCATTAGATGGCGTCGGCCGGTCGGCTCACCTGCTGCTGCTTTTGGAAGCGGGGCGGGAGGGGCTTGGAGGCCTGGTGGTTTGTGTAGTCGGGCAGGGGAGAAGTGGGATCAGCCCCGCCATCGTCCTCAATGCGGTAGGGGGCGAAGCCCAAGGTGCCCTCTTCCCTGTAGTCCTGCTGGCCGGGGGAGTGCTCCAAGGGACACTCAGTGTctgggacaggagaggagagggttataATCCTACTTTTACATAGCTACCCATGTTTCCAGTGTTGCCATGTTTGCAGTTTTCAAGCCAAATTGGACTACTTTGAAAACggtgaaaatgtatttgtcacgggTGGCAGGTTTTTGGGCTACTTCTAAATTGTACAGCGGCCACCATGGTAtttctcttaaaaaatatatacatttcactGTGACCTGKtgctgctgactatcaggcagtGAGCAAGCTGTTATTGAGTGAGTGAatggtggagagggggagggccgaagggttgtgtgtgtgttgagagcacAGGTTGAGAGAGTGCTGCAGCAGAGGCAGTTGAGTCACGGAGACAGCAGCATGCGCACACGTCATGAcaactttttaccagttgtagATTGGTCATTACGGAGACGACCTTTTCCATAAAACCTTCTAACGCGCTAAAACTGATATAACAGCGACAAAGCATTAGAAAACTACTTCAGGAGCACTAGAGCTCTTTGGATAAATTCACCCAGGAGGTGGTTTAAAGTAGACTGCATTCTAATGTCAACTAATCTTATGTcctaagaacagcctttagcctataccacacctcctctggccttattgcttaatcatagcagtcaaaacaagttaaatcgacatccattgatggaaaatgatctggaGAGATTAATAAGGGCAATTCATATTTTCCCTTGCAATATGTTCTTAAATTCGCAATAATTATTTTGATGGAAAACCGAAATTTGCTTCTTAACCTACATCATTAAAAATGACATCgatattccttcttaattcgCTCAATAACATTATGGGAAAAGGGTTTATTGGATAAATTTGGCAACTCTCGTGGCAAACATTTTTGGGGGcctagttttcaggccttgtggGCAGGTTCAGATACCATTGGGCTAGAAATTTTAGTTAGACCTGGCAACCCTGTATGTTTCCTACAAGTCATTCAGTAATAGCCATTCAGTAAAATGCTCAATTTCAACGGTAAGTGCACACTATGACTGAGAATTGCAAGTTAGTATTTTCAACTGATCAAtctgaataaaaaaatgtttactaaaCAAACACTAATGGTGGTTTGGTGTTACCTTTCGTGCCATATTGCCAGCTCTCCTGGTGGGTTTTGCTCTCTCTCCCAGGAGACAGTGCTGCCTCCTTGCTCTCTGCATCCTTCACTCCATCCTCAGACCTTGACAACTGTCTCTCCGTCTTCCCAAACCTCTCGTCTAGCCTCTTGAGCTTCTCGGCGCAGGCGGCGAGTCTCTCCTCACGGGcgcgtctctcctcctcctccctgcgcCGACGAGCTCTCTCCACTGCCTCCGAGAGTTCCGGTGATACAAACTTGGCCCGGGCAGGGCCCTGGCGCTCCTCCTGGTCGTCCAGGGGTTCACCCTGGTGGGCCATGCCAGGCCCGGAGCTCTTCTGCTGGGCCTAGAGACGCCACAGAGGAGGGTGCGGGTGTTAATGTGGGGACTACATGGGTTGTGTACAATGGACTTAAGACACACGCATTTAAATGTGACTCAATTTTTCTCTTCCTACAGGTGTATGTACTCTTTATGCTTTAACCTCTTTGGGGTAGGTGCTACCGTCTACCgttaccgtcccacctggccaacatcctgtgaaattgcagagcgcgaaattcaaaatacaaaattcgtaatattaaacattcatgaaaatacaagtgtcttgcatcgtttaaaagcttaacttcttgttaacctcactagggtacgtgggacactagcgtcccacctggccaacatccagtgaaattgcagagcgccaaattcaaaaacagaaatactcattataaaaattcataagTGTTATACATCGATTTGTtatacatacaagtgttatacatcgatttaaagattaacttcttgttaatccaaccacggtctcacatttcaaaaaggctttacggcaaaaacataccatgcgattatttgagaacagCGCCCattagacaaatcattacaaacagttaccagccaagtagaggagttacacaagtcagaaatagcgataaaattaatcacttacctttgatgaccttcatatggttgcactcacaagactcccatttactcaataaaatgtttgttttgttcgataaagtccctgttAATATCCAAAAAaccttcagtaatccacaggctcaaacgcagtcacaacaggcagacgaaaaatccaaatagtatccgtaaagttcgtagaaacatgtcaaacgatgtctataatcaatcctcaggttgtttttagccgaaataatttataatatttcaaccggacaataacgttgtcaatataaaaggtaaacaagaaaggcgcactcTCAGTCGAgcgcatgaaaaacctctgggacactgtagggtccactcattcagagtaGTCCTActctctcatttttcagaatacaagcatgaaacaatttcttaagactgttgacatctagtggaagccataggaagtgcaatttgagtcctaaatcaatggatactgtaatggcattcaatagaaaactacaaacattaaaaaatcccacttcctgccaaattagttctgttatactcacagacattattttaacagttttggaaactatagtgttttctatccaaatctaccaattatatgcatatcctagcttctgggcctgagtagcaggcagtttactttgggcacgcttttcatccggaagtgaaaatagtgccccctaccctagtgaagttaatccagccgctttgtcagatttcaaaaaggctttacggcgaaagcacaccatgcgattatctgaggacaacgccccgcgtacaaaagcattacatacattttccaaccaagcagtgaaagtcagaaatagcaataaaataaatcacttacctttgaatatcttcctctgtttgcaatccaaagggtcccagctacatcacaaatggtccttttgttcgataaagtccttctttatatcccaaaaagtcagtttagttggtgcgcttgactcagtaatccaccggtttccctcgttcaaaatgcatacaaattaaTCCCAAAAGTGACtaataaactttgtccaaacaagtcaaacaacgtttctaatcaatcctcaggtaccctaatatgtaaataaacgaatcaaatttaagacggagaatagtatgttcattaccgagataaataacaaagtgcgcgccctcatccaTGTGCGccacaacactacagccaaaatgggagccacttacaaAAACGacaaattctagctaatttttcaataaacaagcctgaaactctttctaaagactgttgacatctgctggaagccctaggaactgcaatctgggaggtatMTCTTTTATattcccatagacagccattataatgagtcgTGAGCTCAAAAAAATAATTCCGGATgaattctcctcgggttttcgcctgccaaatcagttctgttatactcagacattattttaacagtttaaaaactttctatccaataataaccaattaaatgcatatcctagcttctgggcctgagtaacaggcagtttactttgggcacctcagtcatccaaacactgccccctaccccgaagaagttaatgCCTAAACATTAGTTAATCTTAGTGACCTCCACCATATCTCCATATGTGCTTCTGCATTTTTACCCTGGAAGTTGTAATTAAACATTCACTTTTTAAATCACTACAAGGCGATTTGTTGAGTCTTATTTCAATCAAGGGTTATTGATAATAGTCATGTGCATTGTCTGAAGACTTCATGACCACTGATAGGTGAAATGACTGGACAGGCTTCTGCCATATTTCTTTAAACTCAAAACTTCAGAGATCAGTGGTATTGAAGGATAGGGGAACAAGGCAAGGGTAGCAGTCTGAGGCATAGTGGACTCAGGTACGACCTTACCTGTGGTTCTCCAGAGGGGAACCTGCTGTTGGTCTTCCTGTGGGCCATCTGCTCCTGGAAGGCCAGGTAAGCCTCCTCCTCAGGGCCCTCCTGGGGGTACGCCCCCTCTCCTGAGCTCAGCGACAACTGGTGCTCGCGACGCTGGTTCTCCCATTCAGCCCTGGGTCAGAGATAGAGCTCACAATCAGTCACTGCTACAAGGTCACTGCTCTTAAAACTATAGAAATAACACCAACAATATTCTATTCACCACATCTTGTTCTTTTCGGCGTGCTCCTCCTCATCGTCACTGAACTTGAGTTTCTCGCCATAATCCACTTCTTCATGGATACCTGGAATGGTAAGAGAGCAACATTTTTATCAAGGTCAATCTAGTTCCGCTGCGGCACATGCACAGAAATGCTGTTTCAGTCTTTGTATGATGCGATAACAGAAAGCCCCCCCACCTGCCCAGCCGTCTTCACAGTCGTTGTCCAGCTCGTCCAGATCCTTCAGGTCCTCTGGGTTGATGATGGCCGGACGAGGGGGTCTGTCACCGGGCCGACGGATGGGTCTGGAGGAGGGGTTGCGAGAGGGCCCACGGATGAAGCGGTTTTCTTCTCTCCTAACCTCACCACTACAAGGAGAATAGGAACATGGGGAGGTGAGAGATCTGCCATTATTTTtgcaaagaaaacaaaagaattCACAGAATCTTCAATTGTATTATCCATTTAATCTTTCATTATTTTAACTGAGCATTGCTTCCAGACAGTAGGCATATGCAGGTGACAACTTACTTGACAGGCTCTTGGTTGATGTTGGGGTAGGGCTGTCTGAAGGTGGGCCGGTTGTCAAAGCGAACTGGGGCGACCACAGTGACAGGGCCAGTGTGTTCAGCAGTGCCGGGAGCATCACGGGTCTCTTTGGTGCACATCTGAAAACCAATAGACAAAAAGTGTACAGTCAGAACAGAACCTTGCATTAAGGTGTCAGTGTAGTAAATTAAGAGTAGTATTGTGCTACTTACGAAGGCAGGCAGCATGTCGtggtaggtggtggtggtggtagggtggTGGAGCTGGTGATGGTTCAGGGCAGGGGGGGTGGGCCTGCGGAGGGGCTGGGCAGGGCGCAGAGAGGGCTCCTTGGGCTCTAGGACTAGAGGGGCGCTGACAATGGTGGCAGGGGTGGGACTGATCATAGAGGCAGAGAGGGCGGCAGAGGGGGGAAGAGGTGGAGGGGGGCTCCCAGTCTCAGCTACGCCGCTGGCCTTGCCCTCGGAATCTGAGGGCAGGCCTGCTGGCAGGGATGAGGGCACAAGGTTCCTCCCACCACCCTCCCTCCAACTTGTCACATCTGGAAAGACAAGAGGAAAACGAAATTGAGAAAACAAGCCTGTGTCTAAGGAGTTAGAAGGTGAAATTGCAGTGTATTCAGTTTTTTAAAGTATGTGCACAATATTTTCCCACGGCACTTATTAGCAACTATGCTGTGAGGCTGCTCCACTATTCATCATTTAAAGGCATGTGGATTCCTTTTGAACTGGAGTACATGTTTGTGCCACCACAGCTATGTCCATGGGACTCACTCTGGGGGCGGAGGCTTGGTCCGGGCCCATACGACGGATCGAAGGCGCTTCTTTCCTTGCCAGCCTTGTCCTGTTCCCCAGCAGCCTTCAGTGTTGGAAATTCCTCGTGAGAGAAGGGCTGCAGTCGGTTTGAAGCCCTTAAACCTGATGTCGCAATGGAAACAAGAGGCACAGCTGTCAGTCACAGCAGAGTCAAAAGAAACGGAGGCTGATGGAAAATCATGAGGTGGAGGCATGCAGTAAATTGACACGTCTGATAGCACCTCCATCAATGTTGACCAAAGAGACAAAGTGATTTTGAACAGTCGAGTTTTCCATTCCAACTCACCATCTAGTTCTACGGCCTTTCCATTTAGCTGGGCCCATTGCTTTGGTCCACCTGTGTTTGTGCTCTGTGGAAATTGTATTAATTAAagagatttcagtcttggaggtgtgtttcctgaccaaTTTTGCGTTCGGTTTggaagcctatttcacttccttaaaatccccagaatgaattGAAGATTACTCGAGTTATCTGTAATGAATTTTGACGTTTTGACCGAGTATGTTTTAGTTgctcaattttacatctaaggtATTTCGCAAGTAAAAAAAATGCGCAATGTGTGTAAACAGTCGGAGCTGCTAGTCTAATCATCTATGCTATTGATTAGAGAGCAATCACCGCAGCTcttcaccccatgttagtgggcaaatagacatcaaaacccaaccttcatttacctaGTATGACGAACGGATGTTACAAACGTTTTAGACAAGATTGACTTTGActaaaattatcctatttacactttgtagtcaattttgacactagaataactttcagactcatatcgatgccaaataggccattttcaaagggATTCATTGCTTCTTAAAGGCAGTCACTCtaagaaaaaacaagaaaaaaacaaccacaaTTCAAAGTGAAACAGAAAGATGTAGATGACAAAAATTAAGAGGACAAACCAACCTCCTGACTGGCTACCGGTGTGGGCTTCTGGAGATTGGAGACAGATTTCTGCAAAGCCAGCTGTGGCTGCAACTCCGGCAGCTGTGCTGTTGATGCAATGgaactgagggaggagagagagagggaaccgtCACTCCAGAGATAGACTACATACATATACATCTTGATACAGACATGCAATACTGCGCACAGTTTCACTTTTACACATTACAGAACTTGGACACTTGTAACCCAGCTATAAACTCTTGATGAATTTACCCCAGCCAAACAGTGAAGAATTAGAAATAAATAGTACTCCCACTCTGTTCTTTCTCACTTGCCAGGCAACATAACACAAACCAACTCACTTTTCTGTTATCAAATGactacattttagtcattgagccagaggctcttatccagagcgacttacagtagtgagtgcatacatttttcttaCTTTTCATACAGGTGCCTCACTCATGGAAATcgaaccacaaccctggcattgcaagcgccatgctctatcaactgagccacatgggaccagtGTGAAAAATGTCCTGCCTGCTATGCAAATAACACTAAAATTTAGCAACATGAATGCTGGTTTTATAAATGCCATATGTTTGGTGTTCAATCAACATTGCCATATACTCACTGTATGTTAGCTCCTCAGTCTTCCTGCGCCCACTCCTCCAGCCAcccacagactcacacacactaaacaacagAGTGGTCACTTCCCACCAATCAACTCCCACACAGACAGCTCTACAGCCTGCATGTGAGCTAACCTTGAGGTAGCAAACACGAACGCCTCTCAAGTCTGTGACACAAGGCTATCTTTCCTGCAGCTGTACATGGGGCTAATGCCTTGATCACACCTAGTGTCATTGCGTAAAATggatgcagcatcatctggatgtgtgtgcaacaaaagttcaaaattcaacttctgctaccatttctgtcaagccgtttacgcatacagtttgacacagaacacagaagtttgacacagacacagaacgcactgcaactgcctctgcaagtcaaacgcagcgttccattggaaatgaatgtacttctggtgtactaAAATCCAATGACGCTGTCTGTGTGATCGagacgtacactaccgttcaaaagtttggggtcactgagaaatgtccttgttttttaaagaaaagcacattttttgtccattacaataacatcaaattgatcagaaatacagtgtagacattgttaatgttgtaaatgactattgtagctggaaatggcagatttttttaaaatggaatatctacataggcgtacagaggcccattatcagcaaccatcactcctgtgttccaatggcacgttgtgttagctaatccaagtttataattttaaaaggctaattgatcattagaaatcccttttgcaattatgttagcacagctgaaaactgttgtcctgattaaagaagcaatacaattggccttctttagactagttgagtatctggagcatcagcatttgtgggtttgattacaggctcaaaatgaccagaaacaaatatTCTTGttctgttctgagaaatgaaggctatggCGAGATATTGCcacgaaactgaagatctcgtacaccgctgtgtactactcccttcacaaaacagagcaaactggctctaaccagaatagacagaggagtgggaggccccggtgcacaactgagcaagaggacaagtacattagtgtctagtttgagaaacagacacctcacaagtcctcaactggcagcttcattaaatagtaccaggtGAACAAATACCCATTTCTTTGCTCACCAACGCCTCCATCACCCATTCTTGCATCATCCAATGTTACCCTTTGGTTGTGTAAAAGATGACTCGTTCCCTCAAAATACAAAACCTATTGAATTAATTTAACATATTGCATCATGGCAAAACATTAATCCAagagtgcatctcaatagtctatagCGGCATCCTTTCCTCATCTCCACTAATTAATCTGGAATGACCTGTAAAAAATGATTACATCACAGAATTTAATGCACATCACTTGTCAGTTTTCAGATCAGTGAGACGACACAGCCATTTTAAAGTACTGAGACTATAAATCATTAGGCCGCTGTTAGCCAACTTCTATTTCTCCCTGGAACTTAATTGAATCAATAGCACTGATTGACCAGTGTTCACTCAATTGGTTTCTTCAATCTACATCAGCTGCTGATTGAAATGGCAAGATTTCGGTGTCTACGGATTTTCAATCTTCAAGAAACAGAGTTGGGTATAAATGCATTCATCTGTTATCCAGACCACCTTTCCCAGTGTCCGTCCCGGGCTCTCTCACCTACCTCTTTTGATCGGTTTGTTC
This portion of the Salvelinus sp. IW2-2015 linkage group LG4q.1:29, ASM291031v2, whole genome shotgun sequence genome encodes:
- the prrc2b gene encoding protein PRRC2B isoform X5 — encoded protein: MSDRLGQITKSKDGKSKYSSLSLFDKYKGKSIETQKTAAVPRHGLQSLGKVAAARRMPPPAHLPSLKSENKGNDPNVIIVPKDGTGWANTQEQTDQKSSIASTAQLPELQPQLALQKSVSNLQKPTPVASQESTNTGGPKQWAQLNGKAVELDGLRASNRLQPFSHEEFPTLKAAGEQDKAGKERSAFDPSYGPGPSLRPQNVTSWREGGGRNLVPSSLPAGLPSDSEGKASGVAETGSPPPPLPPSAALSASMISPTPATIVSAPLVLEPKEPSLRPAQPLRRPTPPALNHHQLHHPTTTTTYHDMLPAFMCTKETRDAPGTAEHTGPVTVVAPVRFDNRPTFRQPYPNINQEPVNGEVRREENRFIRGPSRNPSSRPIRRPGDRPPRPAIINPEDLKDLDELDNDCEDGWAGIHEEVDYGEKLKFSDDEEEHAEKNKMWAEWENQRREHQLSLSSGEGAYPQEGPEEEAYLAFQEQMAHRKTNSRFPSGEPQAQQKSSGPGMAHQGEPLDDQEERQGPARAKFVSPELSEAVERARRRREEEERRAREERLAACAEKLKRLDERFGKTERQLSRSEDGVKDAESKEAALSPGRESKTHQESWQYGTKDTECPLEHSPGQQDYREEGTLGFAPYRIEDDGGADPTSPLPDYTNHQASKPLPPRFQKQQQDQVYKMQHWQQQQSGHPAPSGSSHPPRGYYPPHMLGFDPRWMMMPPFLDPRMAQGRSPVDYYPNAVHSSGMMKSMMQPDHLNSPGSASDDGCHPSMHQERRAPSTEPYPVWNQDGYPPRSFTPPYQRQHESSDRSQPDDRSDRTCSQQDLYEESGNECLDHPSGDLSHQAYRQSKDPDRDHHPHDQGLLSSAPSRPQQPHADSDYPKQEPKDRYLKDGTEPCDEVFDTSKEKVFDSDFHRRDGGQKKEVGVGGQNQWSDPGSSSPASSVSQPSETGGRTLTRRTGPIKKPVLKALKVEDKENEKPKVEAEEKVVPYRLEKEVLTNVYDLKKDNQPLVSNRRSASPAIEKQPEEKQQPPAPAKIERPASTHSEDLPKENSWDSGKSQSSRDSQESREPGAPRRNNWIFIDEEQAFAGARGTGRGRSRGGFREFSSRGDRGGRGGRENPRGGYNNNINSRDAAGTQRPGRGRGLPRDFVKVEDLQRGKPRRRNVSETLSETSEYEELPKRRRQKGSENGEGGSYPEQGETRKADRDSWRSNKVYTEEQAASDARDKAKASSRGFGGFGRSLPPRLDTGRGYNTSRGFNNGSRDISTWRGRGTQFGSGGGPMQENGYGLGTETYSRRPPAEREPLKYTPKFTGSTGSFMENGAEDRSGEGEYYIDSDNPGQQPLRRRRPPRQDKPPRFRRLRQEREPGSGQWTSDEYINGSEGFANPWPSRSKEGGKEDGWSSGHYSGGGGRSGGQHGQAEDWETGSENSDFSDWREKRGGGQQQQAHGGDVHSDSGHGDPGSGEKRELAKRSFSSQRPLVDRQNRKGEVDGNKMTRSSENPNALPSCNRNDGWQNGGSSNHKSRSPEESGPVYNVEQSEEGHKANEPSGKKLDKELKPRSVKGDLAKPLSQYDLNSYPIEGDSGGPSLDGFQDLSKKQLRRPQEDDRRRKEQGAPVPGKNRPITSKMPPRFAKKQGGMTIDQPEEGLSANNLGTEIWETNSSALSIQSSGGDSWTKQVSFTGSEPNSEDSDAGLEQSKEQHKPGPIGNERSLKHRKGSEGVERLEGRPITPVNGVDLHVDTVLPVPPIEFGVSAKDSDFSLPPGSTPVPVSNPIAKLQDALVSNPALTQAIPMLRRDHLQPGINLNPISFPSADLTLKMESARKAWENSQSLPEQGSPGGGTTGAQPPCSVGSSSGVSYSSFGGVSMPPMPIASVAPSMSMQGNHVPPLYLDGHVFPSQPRLVPPTMTQQQSYQQAAAAQQIPISLHTSLQAQLGLRGGLPVSQSQEMFNSIPSFRSQVYMHPNLSQPNPMVLSGGGPLKGPYSAFPGMQPSDMVKPQSGSHYQPMNGSQAMVYDGQMNQGPGMSSSQLMDSQLIQVTMPLPGSQLRYGSAQQHLILPQSIQLQQGQNLSVGAARRMLPPGSQPPVMTGSRENFPMSTGPYTTYKTSQMEMKGFQFSDKPNHSQGMPGGYNRPGSASPSGKQTGPVGPLPGHYTQQKTSSMQAVQQRGWACSGPGLTCSCCYRDPATGWYEALLCPLHGKVPPPQGSMVMHMRPPTTGPFPTPIQRPVMQVNKTVIIRSPPYPNPGREPPHSTPPSAPEPTVKGPEDGMKVSHPL